In Musa acuminata AAA Group cultivar baxijiao chromosome BXJ2-10, Cavendish_Baxijiao_AAA, whole genome shotgun sequence, a genomic segment contains:
- the LOC135624564 gene encoding tryptophan synthase alpha chain-like, producing MASGTVAVAPNSCCFHVSSAKPRFHSILMNHPPKSSLRMRAQGLGISETFSDLRRQGRVAFIPYITAGDPDLSTTAKALKLLDCCGADIIELGLPYNNPILDGPVIQASNKRALAGKTNMEAVISMLKEVVPQISCPIVIFSYYNLILARRSEWFLSALEDAGAKGLIVPDLPFEESADLKREAAKKNVDMVFLTTPTTTKKKMKAISDASEGFIYLVSSAGVTGARDTVNRQVQFLLKEIKEKTAKPVAVGFGISKPEHVKQLSLWGADGVIVGSAIVKLLGEANSTEEGLKHVESFVASLTAALPRGDQGLEEEHASSFILQQRRKLWQVPRSASSSSLHQHH from the exons ATGGCTTCCGGTACCGTGGCTGTGGCTCCCAACTCCTGCTGCTTCCATGTTTCTTCAGCAAAACCCAGATTCCACTCCATTCTGATGAACCACCCTCCAAAATCTTCGCTTAGGATGAGAGCTCAGGGGCTGGGAATCTCCGAAACCTTCTCCGATTTAAGAAGACAAGGAAGA GTTGCATTTATACCATACATCACTGCTGGTGATCCTGATCTATCGACAACAGCAAAAGCCCTGAAGCTACTGGACTGTTGTGGTGCTGATATAATCGAGTTGGGGTTGCCATACAATAATCCTATTTTGGATGGTCCTGTGATACag GCATCAAACAAAAGAGCCTTGGCTGGCAAGACAAACATGGAAGCAGTCATCTCCATGTTAAAGGAG GTAGTTCCACAAATCTCTTGTCCGATTGTAATATTCTCATATTACAATCTAATACTGGCCCGCAGAAGTGAATGGTTCTTGTCTGCATTGGAAGATGCTGGTGCCAAAG GGCTTATTGTGCCAGACCTTCCATTTGAAGAGagtgctgatttgaagagagaagCTGCCAAGAAAAACGTTGATATG GTTTTTCTCACTACACCTACTACCACAAAGAAGAAAATGAAGGCCATTTCTGATGCTTCAGAAGGATTCATATACCTA GTAAGTTCTGCTGGAGTTACTGGTGCAAGAGACACTGTGAATAGACAAGTccagtttcttctcaaggaaatcAAAGAG AAAACTGCAAAGCCTGTTGCGGTTGGCTTTGGCATATCAAAACCAGAGCATGTTAAACAG CTTTCATTGTGGGGAGCTGATGGTGTTATCGTCGGAAGCGCAATTGTTAAGCTGTTAGGGGAAGCTAATTCCACAGAAGAAGGATTAAAGCATGTGGAATCCTTTGTGGCATCTTTAACAGCAGCACTTCCTCGCGGGGATCAGGGACTTGAAGAAGAACATGCTTCTTCCTTCATCTTGCAACAGAGGAGAAAATTGTGGCAAGTACCGCGATCTGCATCTTCATCATCTCTGCATCAGCATCACTGA